A stretch of the Chanos chanos chromosome 1, fChaCha1.1, whole genome shotgun sequence genome encodes the following:
- the dram1 gene encoding DNA damage-regulated autophagy modulator protein 1, whose amino-acid sequence MAWFNEGLCILPFFLVVWSSSTFVIPYIIAVLLGHVDVIFPYISDTGAVPPESCIFGLMTVITAFAALATMYAKYKFMERLNEKTGGVPRKLNQAALGLGIISCFGMGIVATFQETEVRAVHDLGAFLFFFSGVLYTILQSIISFRAYPYGTSFAVCVIRVVIATVASVAVFPTIICAAFVSETKLHWTSEDKDYTLHLASAVSEWTVAFSFVFFFFTYLQEFKQFTLTVKADVVEYI is encoded by the exons ATGGCTTGGTTTAATGAAGGTCTCTGCATTTTACCTTTCTTTTTGGTAGTGTGGTCCTCAAGTACATTTGTAATTCCTTACATAATCGCAGTGCTTCTCGGACATGTTGATGTAATATTTCCATATATAAG TGACACGGGGGCAGTCCCACCAGAGAGCTGCATCTTCGGGTTGATGACAGTAATTACAGCCTTTGCAG CACTGGCCACTATGTATGCAAAGTACAAGTTTATGGAGAGGCTGAATGAGAAGACTGGTGGGGTGCCGCGTAAACTCAATCAAGCCGCCCTTGGTCTGGGAATCATCTCTTGTTTCGGAATGGGAATTGTAGCTACGTTTCAG GAGACGGAAGTGAGAGCAGTCCATGACCTCGgggcctttctttttttcttctccggAGTGCTTTACACCATCCTTCAGAGTATCATCTCATTTCGAGCATATCCATACGGAACGTCGTTCGCTGTGTGTGTCATCCGTGTTGTCATCGCTACTGTAGCCTCTGTGGCAGTTTTTCCAA CTATTATCTGTGCAGCATTTGTCAGTGAGACCAAGTTGCACTGGACCAGTGAGGACAAG GACTATACACTCCATTTAGCTAGTGCTGTTAGTGAATGGACAGTTGCCTTCAGCtttgtgttcttcttcttcacttACTTACAGGAGTTCAAG CAATTCACACTCACAGTAAAAGCTGACGTAGTGGAGTACATCTGA